A stretch of Helicobacter pylori DNA encodes these proteins:
- a CDS encoding F0F1 ATP synthase subunit A, whose protein sequence is MEHRVFTIANFFSSNHDFITGFFVVLTAVLMFFISLGASRKMQMVPMGLQNVYESIISAILSVAKDIIGEELARKYFPLAGTIALYVFFSNMIGIIPGFESPTASWSFTLVLALIVFFYYHFEGIRVQGFFKYFAHFAGPVKWLAPFMFPIEIISHFSRIVSLSFRLFGNIKGDDMFLLIMLLLVPWAVPVAPFMVLFFMGILQAFVFMILTYVYLAGAVLTDEGH, encoded by the coding sequence ATGGAACACAGAGTATTTACTATTGCTAATTTTTTTAGCTCCAATCATGATTTTATCACCGGGTTTTTTGTCGTTTTGACAGCGGTTTTGATGTTTTTCATTTCGCTTGGCGCGTCGCGCAAAATGCAGATGGTGCCTATGGGTTTGCAGAATGTATATGAGAGCATCATTAGCGCGATTTTGAGCGTGGCTAAGGATATTATAGGCGAAGAATTGGCCCGCAAATACTTCCCCCTAGCTGGCACGATCGCTTTGTATGTCTTTTTTTCTAACATGATAGGCATCATTCCTGGTTTTGAATCCCCTACGGCTAGCTGGAGCTTTACGCTGGTTTTAGCGCTGATTGTGTTTTTTTATTACCATTTTGAAGGCATCAGAGTGCAGGGCTTTTTTAAGTATTTCGCCCATTTTGCAGGTCCTGTGAAGTGGCTCGCCCCTTTCATGTTCCCTATTGAGATCATCTCGCATTTTTCTAGGATCGTGTCTTTATCGTTTCGTTTGTTTGGGAATATCAAGGGCGATGACATGTTCTTGCTCATCATGCTTTTATTAGTGCCTTGGGCGGTTCCTGTAGCGCCTTTTATGGTGTTGTTTTTTATGGGGATTTTACAAGCTTTTGTTTTTATGATCCTCACTTATGTGTATCTGGCAGGGGCTGTTTTAACCGATGAAGGGCATTAA
- a CDS encoding RNA-binding protein, protein MKNIYVGNLVYSATSEQVKELFSQFGKVFNVKLIYDRETKKPKGFGFVEMQEEGVSEAIAKLDNTDFMGRTIRVTEANPKKS, encoded by the coding sequence TTGAAAAACATTTATGTAGGGAATTTGGTTTATAGCGCTACCAGCGAGCAAGTCAAGGAGCTTTTCAGTCAATTTGGCAAAGTTTTTAATGTCAAGCTGATTTATGACAGAGAAACGAAGAAACCTAAAGGTTTTGGCTTTGTAGAAATGCAAGAAGAGGGCGTTAGCGAAGCGATTGCTAAATTGGATAATACGGATTTTATGGGCAGAACGATTAGGGTAACCGAAGCCAATCCTAAAAAGTCTTAA
- a CDS encoding glycosyltransferase family 25 protein translates to MRVFIISLNQKVCDTFGLVFRDTTTLLNNINATHHKAQIFDAIYSKTFEGGLHPLVKKHLHPYFITQNIKDMGIATNLISEVSKFYYALKYHAKFMILGELGCYASHYSLWQKCIELNEAICILEDDITLKEDFKEGLDFLEKHIHELGYIRLMHLLYDASVKSEPLNHKNHEIQERVGIIKAYSHGVGTQGYVITPKITKVFKKCSRKWVVPVDTIMDATFIHGVKNLVLQPFVIADDEQISTIVRKEEPYSPKIALMREFHFKFLKWWQFV, encoded by the coding sequence TTGCGTGTTTTTATCATTTCTTTAAATCAAAAAGTGTGTGATACATTTGGTTTGGTTTTTAGAGACACCACAACTTTACTTAATAACATCAACGCCACCCACCACAAGGCGCAAATTTTTGATGCGATTTATTCTAAAACTTTTGAAGGCGGGTTGCACCCCTTAGTGAAAAAGCATTTACACCCTTATTTCATCACGCAAAACATCAAAGACATGGGGATTGCAACCAATCTCATCAGTGAGGTTTCTAAGTTTTATTACGCTTTAAAATACCATGCGAAGTTTATGATCTTGGGGGAACTTGGGTGCTATGCGAGTCATTATTCCTTGTGGCAAAAATGCATAGAGCTCAATGAAGCGATCTGTATTTTAGAAGACGATATAACCTTGAAAGAGGATTTTAAAGAGGGCTTGGATTTTTTAGAAAAACACATCCATGAGTTAGGCTATATCCGCTTGATGCATTTATTGTATGATGCCAGTGTGAAAAGTGAGCCCTTAAACCATAAAAACCACGAGATACAAGAGCGTGTGGGGATCATTAAAGCTTATAGTCATGGGGTGGGGACGCAAGGCTATGTGATCACGCCCAAGATTACCAAAGTTTTTAAAAAATGCAGCCGAAAATGGGTTGTTCCTGTGGATACGATAATGGACGCTACTTTTATCCATGGCGTGAAAAATCTGGTGTTACAACCTTTTGTGATCGCTGATGATGAGCAAATCTCTACGATAGTGCGAAAAGAAGAACCCTACAGCCCTAAAATCGCCCTAATGAGAGAATTCCATTTTAAATTTTTGAAATGGTGGCAGTTTGTATAA
- the trxB gene encoding thioredoxin-disulfide reductase — protein MIDCAIIGGGPAGLSAGLYATRGGVKNAVLFEKGMPGGQITGSSEIENYPGVKEVVSGLDFMQPWQEQCFRFGLKHEMTAVQRVSKKDSHFIILAEDGKTFEAKSVIIATGGSPKRTGIKGESEYWGKGVSTCATCDGFFYKNKEVAVLGGGDTAVEEAIYLANICKKVYLIHRRDGFRCAPITLEHAKNNDKIEFLTPYVVEEIKGDASGVSSLSIKNTATNKKTELVVPGLFIFVGYDVNNAVLKQEDGSMLCKCDEYGSIVVDFSMKTNVQGLFAAGDIRIFAPKQVVCAASDGATAALSVISYLEHH, from the coding sequence ATGATAGATTGCGCGATTATTGGAGGTGGTCCTGCAGGTTTGAGTGCGGGGCTTTATGCCACTAGAGGCGGTGTTAAAAACGCCGTTTTGTTTGAAAAAGGAATGCCTGGGGGGCAAATCACTGGCAGTAGTGAAATTGAAAACTATCCAGGCGTTAAGGAAGTGGTGAGCGGGTTGGATTTCATGCAACCATGGCAAGAGCAATGCTTTCGCTTTGGCTTAAAGCATGAGATGACTGCTGTTCAAAGGGTTTCTAAAAAAGACTCTCATTTTATTATTTTGGCAGAAGACGGCAAGACTTTTGAGGCTAAGAGCGTGATTATCGCTACCGGTGGTAGCCCTAAACGCACAGGCATCAAGGGCGAGTCAGAATATTGGGGTAAAGGCGTGAGCACTTGCGCGACATGCGATGGCTTCTTTTACAAAAATAAGGAAGTAGCGGTGCTTGGTGGGGGCGATACCGCTGTAGAAGAGGCGATTTATCTAGCCAATATCTGCAAAAAAGTCTATCTTATCCACAGAAGAGATGGTTTTAGGTGTGCGCCTATCACTTTAGAGCATGCCAAAAACAATGATAAGATTGAGTTTTTAACCCCTTATGTGGTGGAAGAAATCAAGGGCGATGCTTCTGGAGTGTCTTCTTTAAGCATTAAAAACACAGCCACTAATAAAAAAACAGAATTGGTCGTGCCAGGGCTTTTTATTTTTGTGGGTTATGATGTGAATAACGCTGTGTTAAAACAAGAAGACGGCTCTATGCTGTGCAAATGCGATGAATACGGCTCCATTGTCGTGGATTTTTCCATGAAAACGAACGTTCAGGGCTTGTTTGCGGCAGGGGATATTCGCATTTTTGCCCCTAAGCAAGTGGTTTGTGCGGCAAGCGATGGCGCTACGGCAGCCTTAAGCGTGATTTCTTATTTAGAACACCATTAA
- the trxA gene encoding thioredoxin — translation MSHYIELTEENFESTIKKGVALVDFWAPWCGPCKMLSPVIDELASEYEGKAKICKVNTDEQEELSAKFGIRSIPTLLFTKDGEVVHQLVGVQTKVALKEQLNKLLG, via the coding sequence ATGAGTCACTATATTGAATTAACTGAAGAAAATTTTGAAAGCACCATTAAAAAAGGGGTTGCGTTAGTGGATTTTTGGGCGCCATGGTGTGGTCCTTGTAAGATGCTATCCCCTGTGATTGATGAATTAGCTAGCGAATATGAAGGTAAGGCTAAGATTTGTAAAGTCAATACCGATGAGCAAGAAGAATTGAGCGCGAAATTTGGTATTAGAAGCATTCCTACGCTTTTATTCACAAAAGATGGCGAAGTCGTCCATCAGCTGGTGGGCGTGCAAACTAAAGTTGCTTTAAAAGAGCAATTGAACAAACTTCTAGGCTAA
- a CDS encoding YraN family protein, whose translation MRFLNNKHREKGLKAEEEACGFLKTLGFEIIERNFFSQFGEIDIIALKKGVLHFIEVKSGENFDPIYAITPSKLRKMIKTIRCYLSQKDPNSDFCIDALIVKNGKFELLENITF comes from the coding sequence ATGCGATTTTTGAACAACAAACATAGAGAAAAAGGCTTAAAGGCTGAAGAAGAAGCTTGCGGATTTTTAAAAACGCTAGGTTTTGAAATAATAGAAAGGAACTTTTTTTCACAATTTGGCGAAATTGATATTATCGCTTTGAAAAAAGGGGTTTTGCATTTCATTGAAGTCAAAAGCGGGGAAAATTTTGATCCCATTTATGCGATCACGCCGAGTAAATTAAGAAAGATGATTAAAACGATCCGCTGTTATTTGTCCCAAAAAGATCCCAACAGCGATTTTTGCATTGACGCTCTTATTGTGAAAAATGGTAAATTTGAGCTTTTAGAAAATATCACTTTTTAG
- a CDS encoding homoserine dehydrogenase, with protein MKKKLNIGLVGLGCVGSAVAKILQENQEIIKDRAGVEIGIKKAVVRDVKKHKGYAFEISNDLESLIEDEEIDIVVELMGGVEAPYLLAKKTLAKQKAFVTANKAMLAYHRYELEQTAKNTPIGFEASVCGGIPIIKALKDGLSANHILSFKGILNGTSNYILSQMFKNQASFKDALKDAQHLGYAELNPEFDIKGIDAAHKLLILASLAYGIDAKLEEILIEGIEKIEPDDMEFAKEFGYSIKLLGIAKKHPDCIELRVHPSMIKNECMLSKVDGVMNAISVIGDKVGETLYYGAGAGGEPTASAVISDIIEIARKKSSLMLGFETPQKLPLKPKEEIQCAYYARLLVSDEKGVFSQISAILAKNDISLNNVLQKEIPHSNKAKILFSTHTTNEKSMLNALKELENLQSVLDTPKMIRLEN; from the coding sequence ATGAAAAAAAAATTGAATATAGGGCTTGTGGGTTTAGGGTGTGTGGGGAGCGCGGTCGCTAAAATCTTACAAGAAAATCAAGAAATCATCAAAGACAGAGCCGGCGTAGAAATTGGGATTAAAAAAGCGGTGGTGCGAGATGTGAAAAAGCACAAAGGCTATGCTTTTGAAATCAGTAATGATTTAGAAAGCCTGATAGAAGATGAAGAGATTGATATTGTCGTGGAGCTTATGGGTGGGGTGGAAGCGCCTTATCTTTTAGCTAAAAAAACTTTAGCCAAACAAAAAGCCTTCGTTACAGCCAATAAAGCCATGTTAGCGTATCACCGCTATGAATTAGAGCAAACCGCTAAAAACACCCCCATAGGCTTTGAAGCGAGCGTGTGCGGGGGTATCCCTATTATCAAGGCTTTAAAAGACGGCTTGAGCGCTAATCACATCCTTTCTTTTAAAGGGATTTTAAACGGCACGAGCAATTACATTTTAAGCCAGATGTTTAAAAATCAAGCGAGCTTTAAGGACGCTTTGAAAGACGCACAGCATTTAGGCTATGCGGAATTGAACCCTGAATTTGACATTAAAGGCATTGATGCGGCGCACAAATTATTGATTTTAGCGTCTTTAGCGTATGGCATTGATGCGAAATTAGAAGAAATTTTGATTGAAGGCATTGAAAAAATAGAGCCAGACGACATGGAGTTTGCTAAAGAATTTGGTTATAGCATCAAACTTTTAGGCATCGCTAAAAAACACCCAGATTGCATTGAATTAAGGGTGCATCCAAGCATGATCAAAAACGAATGCATGCTCTCTAAAGTGGATGGGGTGATGAACGCTATCAGCGTTATAGGGGATAAAGTGGGCGAAACTTTGTATTATGGGGCTGGGGCTGGGGGAGAGCCTACCGCAAGCGCGGTCATTAGCGATATTATAGAAATCGCAAGAAAAAAAAGCTCTCTAATGCTAGGCTTTGAAACCCCTCAAAAACTCCCTCTAAAACCCAAAGAAGAAATCCAATGCGCTTACTATGCGCGCTTGTTAGTGAGCGATGAAAAAGGGGTTTTTTCTCAAATCAGCGCGATTTTAGCTAAAAATGATATTTCGCTCAACAATGTTTTGCAAAAAGAAATCCCGCATTCTAACAAGGCTAAAATCTTATTTTCCACGCACACCACCAACGAAAAATCTATGCTGAACGCTCTTAAAGAGCTTGAAAATTTACAAAGCGTGTTGGATACCCCTAAAATGATTCGTTTGGAAAATTGA
- the uvrC gene encoding excinuclease ABC subunit UvrC, translated as MADLLSSLKNLPNSSGVYQYFDKNRQLLYIGKAKNLKKRIKSYFSIRNNEITPNPRASLRVQMMVKQIAFLETILVENEQDALILENSLIKQLKPKYNILLRDDKTYPYIYMDFSTDFPIPLITRKILKQPGVKYFGPFTSGAKDILDSLYELLPLVQKKNCIKDKKACMFYQIERCKAPCEDKITKEEYSKIAKECLEMIENKDRLIKELELKMERLSSNLRFEEALIYRDRIAKIQKIAPFTCMDLAKLYDLDIFAFYGASNKAVLVKMFMRGGKIISSAFEKIHSLNGFDTDEAMKQAIINHYQSHLPLMPEQILLSACSNETLKELQEFISHQYSKKIALSIPKKGDKLALIEIAMKNAQEIFSQEKTSNEDLILEEARSLFNLECVPYRVEIFDTSHHSNSQCVGGMVVYENNAFQKDSYRRYHLKGSNEYAQISELLTRRALDFAKEPPPNLWVIDGGRAQLNIALEVLKSSGSFVEVIAISKEKRDSKAYRSKGGAKDIIHTPSNTFKLLPSDKRLQWVQKLRDESHRYAINFHRSTKLKNMKQIALLKEKGIGEASVKKLLDYFGSFEAIEKASEQEKNAVLKKRI; from the coding sequence ATGGCTGATTTATTGTCCAGTTTGAAAAACCTTCCTAATAGCAGTGGCGTGTATCAATATTTTGATAAAAACCGCCAATTACTCTATATCGGTAAGGCGAAAAACTTAAAAAAACGCATCAAAAGCTATTTTTCCATCCGTAATAATGAAATCACGCCCAATCCTCGCGCTAGCTTACGCGTCCAAATGATGGTCAAACAAATCGCTTTTTTAGAAACCATTTTAGTGGAAAACGAGCAAGACGCTTTGATTTTGGAAAATTCTTTAATCAAGCAGCTCAAGCCCAAATACAACATTCTTTTAAGAGACGATAAAACTTACCCTTATATTTACATGGATTTTTCCACCGATTTCCCTATCCCTTTAATCACACGAAAAATTTTAAAACAGCCTGGCGTTAAATATTTTGGCCCTTTTACGAGCGGGGCTAAGGATATTTTGGACAGCTTGTATGAGTTGCTCCCTTTAGTTCAAAAGAAAAATTGCATCAAGGATAAAAAGGCATGCATGTTTTATCAAATAGAGCGTTGCAAAGCCCCATGCGAGGATAAAATCACTAAAGAAGAGTATTCAAAAATCGCTAAAGAATGTTTAGAAATGATTGAAAATAAAGACAGGCTCATCAAAGAGCTTGAATTGAAAATGGAGCGCCTTTCTAGTAACTTGCGTTTTGAAGAAGCTCTCATTTACAGGGACAGGATTGCAAAAATCCAAAAAATCGCCCCTTTCACTTGCATGGATTTGGCCAAACTCTATGATTTGGATATTTTTGCTTTTTATGGTGCAAGCAATAAAGCGGTCTTAGTGAAAATGTTTATGCGTGGGGGTAAAATCATTTCTTCAGCGTTTGAAAAAATCCACTCCCTTAATGGGTTTGACACCGATGAAGCGATGAAACAAGCCATTATCAATCATTACCAATCGCATTTGCCTTTGATGCCTGAACAGATCTTATTGAGCGCTTGCTCTAATGAAACGCTTAAAGAATTGCAAGAGTTTATCTCTCATCAATATTCTAAAAAAATCGCTCTTAGCATTCCTAAAAAGGGCGACAAGCTCGCTTTAATAGAAATCGCTATGAAAAACGCTCAAGAGATTTTTAGCCAAGAAAAAACCTCTAATGAAGATCTGATTTTAGAAGAAGCGCGATCGCTTTTCAATTTAGAGTGCGTGCCTTATAGGGTGGAAATCTTTGACACAAGCCACCATTCAAACAGCCAGTGCGTGGGGGGAATGGTCGTGTATGAAAACAATGCATTTCAAAAAGACTCTTACCGGCGCTACCATTTAAAAGGCTCTAATGAATACGCTCAAATAAGCGAATTGCTCACCAGAAGGGCTTTAGACTTTGCTAAAGAGCCACCGCCTAATTTGTGGGTGATTGATGGAGGGAGGGCGCAATTAAACATCGCTTTAGAAGTTTTAAAAAGCAGCGGGAGTTTTGTAGAAGTGATCGCTATTTCTAAAGAAAAAAGGGATTCTAAGGCTTATCGCTCTAAAGGGGGCGCTAAAGACATTATCCATACGCCTAGTAATACTTTTAAATTGCTCCCTAGCGACAAACGCTTGCAGTGGGTGCAAAAATTGCGCGATGAAAGCCACCGGTATGCGATAAACTTCCACAGATCCACTAAACTTAAAAACATGAAACAAATCGCTCTTTTAAAAGAAAAGGGCATAGGAGAAGCCAGCGTGAAAAAATTGTTGGATTATTTTGGGAGTTTTGAAGCGATAGAAAAAGCGAGCGAACAAGAAAAAAACGCCGTTTTGAAAAAACGAATTTAA
- a CDS encoding ATP-binding cassette domain-containing protein produces the protein MKGIVTIENVSFNYHNRAIFKDFNLNIEKGDFLCVLGESGSGKSTLLGLILGLLKPSFGSVKIFNETLSNNAFLRQKIGYIAQGNSLFSHLNAMQNMTFCLNLQGINKQAAQKEAKALALKMGLEESLMDKFPNELSGGQAQRVGIIRGIIHKPELILLDEPFSALDSLNRKNLQDLIKEIHQNSCATFIMVTHDEEEAQKLATKTLEIKTLKQGQ, from the coding sequence ATGAAAGGAATCGTTACAATAGAGAATGTGTCTTTTAACTACCACAATCGCGCTATTTTTAAGGATTTTAATTTAAACATTGAAAAAGGGGATTTTTTATGCGTTTTAGGGGAGAGCGGGAGCGGTAAAAGCACGCTTTTAGGCTTGATTTTAGGGCTTTTAAAACCCAGTTTTGGGAGCGTTAAAATCTTTAATGAGACCCTTTCAAACAACGCTTTTTTACGCCAAAAAATAGGCTATATCGCTCAAGGCAATTCCTTATTCTCTCATTTAAACGCCATGCAAAACATGACCTTTTGCCTTAATTTACAAGGCATAAACAAACAAGCCGCTCAAAAAGAAGCCAAAGCCTTAGCGTTAAAAATGGGGTTAGAGGAGAGCCTTATGGATAAATTCCCTAACGAATTGAGTGGGGGGCAAGCCCAAAGAGTGGGTATTATTAGGGGGATTATCCACAAGCCAGAACTCATTTTATTAGACGAGCCTTTTAGCGCTTTAGATAGTTTAAATCGTAAGAATTTACAGGATCTCATCAAAGAGATACACCAAAATTCTTGCGCTACTTTCATTATGGTAACGCATGATGAGGAAGAGGCGCAAAAGTTAGCCACAAAAACCCTAGAAATCAAAACCCTTAAACAAGGGCAATGA
- a CDS encoding glycine betaine ABC transporter substrate-binding protein has translation MPNMGVFKQLIKELHEWLLHSIDVATQHLVAMALKISVVKYLIKEFHDRFIYFIDLIAQHFIIVALSSLLVLVFGVLIGVFVFYNSKARAFLLPVVNFLYTIPSLALFALFIPVIGVGLKNALLVLVLYGLLPIVHSTYNALKEVREEVIKAAIGLGCNPKELFFRVHFLLAIPQILVGLRIAVVMLVAMAGIGALIGAGGLGQAIFRGLNTQNTTLLVAGSLIIALFSVLADQFVSVFQHENALQRLFSQNATQKQKRRVYLNLAVFLFLLLASALWLIPRNATEEKPLVVATKPNSEQYILGEILSLLLEKHHIPIKRAFGIGGGTMNIHPALIRGDFDLYVEYTGTAWVNTLKNPLTQKVDFETIKKRYEKEFNLLWVGLLGFNNTYSLAISKEDAQKYAIKTFSDLAFHSPNFDFGAEFDFFEREDAFKGLVKAYRFHFRSLHEMDINLRYKSFESHKINALDVFTTDAQIKELDLKVLKDDKGFFPNYQAGIIIRKEVVKKYPKVLKILEKLDSKISDEKMQDLNYQVEVLKKSPQIVAKDFLESLGL, from the coding sequence ATGCCAAACATGGGCGTTTTTAAACAATTGATCAAAGAATTGCATGAATGGTTGCTCCATTCTATAGATGTGGCTACGCAGCATTTAGTTGCTATGGCGTTAAAAATAAGCGTGGTAAAATATTTGATAAAAGAATTTCATGATCGCTTCATTTACTTTATAGATTTGATCGCGCAGCATTTTATCATCGTTGCGCTTTCTAGTCTTCTCGTGCTGGTGTTTGGGGTTTTGATTGGGGTTTTTGTGTTTTATAACTCAAAGGCTAGGGCGTTTTTGCTCCCTGTGGTGAATTTCCTCTACACCATCCCATCGCTTGCGTTATTCGCGTTATTCATTCCTGTGATTGGGGTGGGGTTAAAAAACGCGCTTTTGGTGTTGGTCTTATACGGCTTGTTACCCATTGTCCATAGCACCTATAACGCCTTAAAAGAGGTGAGAGAAGAGGTGATTAAAGCCGCTATTGGGCTAGGGTGCAACCCCAAAGAGTTGTTTTTTAGGGTGCACTTCTTGCTCGCTATCCCCCAAATTTTAGTGGGCTTAAGGATTGCGGTGGTGATGTTAGTGGCGATGGCTGGGATTGGGGCACTCATTGGGGCTGGGGGTTTGGGGCAGGCGATTTTTAGAGGGCTAAACACGCAAAATACCACGCTTTTAGTGGCGGGCAGCTTGATTATTGCTCTTTTTAGCGTTTTAGCGGATCAATTTGTGAGCGTGTTTCAGCATGAAAACGCCTTGCAACGCCTATTTTCTCAAAACGCCACCCAAAAACAAAAAAGAAGAGTTTATCTTAATTTAGCGGTGTTTCTTTTTTTATTGCTAGCGAGCGCTTTATGGCTCATTCCTAGAAACGCCACAGAAGAAAAGCCCTTAGTCGTGGCCACAAAACCTAACAGCGAGCAGTATATTTTGGGCGAAATTTTAAGCCTTTTGTTAGAAAAACACCATATCCCTATCAAGCGAGCGTTTGGCATTGGTGGGGGGACGATGAATATCCATCCGGCATTAATTAGGGGCGATTTTGATTTGTATGTGGAATATACCGGCACCGCTTGGGTGAATACGCTCAAAAACCCTTTGACTCAAAAAGTGGATTTTGAAACGATTAAAAAGCGTTATGAGAAGGAATTTAATCTTTTGTGGGTGGGGCTTTTGGGCTTTAACAACACCTATTCCTTAGCGATTTCTAAAGAAGACGCTCAAAAATACGCGATTAAAACTTTCAGCGATTTAGCCTTTCATAGCCCAAATTTTGATTTTGGAGCGGAGTTTGACTTTTTTGAAAGAGAGGACGCTTTTAAGGGCTTAGTGAAAGCTTATCGCTTTCATTTTAGAAGTTTGCATGAAATGGATATTAATTTGCGTTATAAAAGTTTTGAATCCCATAAAATCAACGCTTTAGACGTCTTCACCACAGACGCTCAAATCAAAGAGTTGGATTTAAAGGTGCTTAAGGATGATAAAGGGTTTTTCCCTAATTATCAAGCCGGCATCATCATAAGAAAAGAAGTTGTCAAAAAGTATCCTAAAGTATTAAAAATCTTAGAAAAATTGGATTCAAAAATTAGCGATGAAAAAATGCAGGATTTAAACTATCAGGTGGAAGTGTTGAAAAAAAGCCCCCAAATCGTAGCTAAAGATTTTTTAGAAAGCCTAGGGTTATAA
- the motB gene encoding flagellar motor protein MotB, translated as MAKKNKPTECPAGEKWAVPYADFLSLLLALFIALYAISAVNKSKVEALKTEFIKIFNYAPKPEAMQPVVVIPPDSGKEEEQMASESSKPASQNTETKATIARKGEGSVLEQIDQGSVLKLPSSLLFENATSDAINQDMMLYLERIAKIIQKLPKRVHINVRGFTDNTPLTKTRFKSHYELAANRAYRVMKVLMQYGVDPNQLSFSSYGSTNPIAPNDSLENRMKNNRVEIFFSTDANDLSKIHSILDEEFNPHKQQE; from the coding sequence ATGGCTAAGAAAAACAAACCTACTGAATGCCCCGCCGGCGAAAAATGGGCGGTTCCTTATGCGGACTTTTTGTCGTTGTTGCTTGCGCTTTTTATCGCTCTTTATGCCATTTCAGCGGTCAATAAATCCAAAGTGGAAGCCTTAAAAACCGAATTCATTAAGATTTTTAATTACGCCCCTAAGCCAGAGGCGATGCAGCCGGTTGTAGTGATCCCCCCTGATTCAGGGAAAGAAGAAGAGCAAATGGCGAGCGAAAGCTCCAAACCGGCTTCGCAAAATACCGAAACAAAAGCCACTATCGCTCGCAAAGGCGAAGGCAGTGTTTTAGAGCAAATTGATCAAGGCTCTGTTTTAAAGCTCCCCTCTAGTTTGCTGTTTGAAAACGCCACTTCAGACGCCATCAATCAAGACATGATGCTTTATCTTGAACGGATCGCTAAAATCATTCAAAAACTCCCTAAAAGGGTGCATATCAATGTAAGGGGTTTTACGGATAATACGCCTTTAACTAAAACCCGTTTTAAAAGCCATTATGAATTAGCCGCCAATCGCGCTTATAGGGTGATGAAAGTCCTTATGCAATACGGCGTGGATCCTAACCAATTGTCTTTTTCTTCTTACGGCTCTACCAACCCTATCGCGCCTAATGACTCCCTAGAAAACAGAATGAAAAACAATCGTGTGGAAATCTTTTTTTCAACCGATGCGAACGATTTGAGTAAGATCCATTCTATTTTAGATGAAGAATTCAATCCCCACAAACAGCAAGAATGA
- the motA gene encoding flagellar motor stator protein MotA: MDLSTILGLVLAVASISLGDILEDGNPLHIIHLSSVIIIVPTSLFAAMTGTHARYVKAAYKEIKIVFLNPKINLNETIKNLVELATLARKDGVLSLEGRVAQIEDDFTRNGLSMIIDGKDLKSVKESLEISIEEMEEYYHGAAHYWETAGETAPTMGLVGAVMGLMLALQKLDNPAEMAAGIAGAFTATVTGIMCAYAIFGPFGHKLKAKSKDIIKEKTVLLEGILGIANGENPRDLENKLLNYIAPGEPKKSQFEG; this comes from the coding sequence TTGGATCTATCAACCATACTAGGCTTGGTATTGGCGGTCGCTTCTATTTCGTTAGGCGATATTTTAGAAGATGGTAACCCGTTGCACATTATCCATTTGAGTTCAGTCATTATCATCGTGCCTACTTCGCTTTTTGCCGCCATGACAGGCACGCATGCGCGTTATGTGAAAGCCGCTTACAAAGAGATAAAAATTGTTTTTTTAAACCCTAAAATCAATTTGAACGAAACCATTAAAAATTTAGTGGAATTAGCCACTTTAGCCAGAAAAGATGGGGTGTTGAGTTTAGAGGGGCGAGTGGCGCAAATTGAAGACGATTTCACCCGCAATGGCTTGTCTATGATCATAGATGGCAAGGATTTAAAATCCGTTAAGGAAAGCTTAGAAATCAGCATTGAAGAAATGGAAGAGTATTACCACGGTGCCGCTCATTATTGGGAGACTGCCGGTGAGACCGCTCCTACTATGGGGTTAGTGGGGGCGGTTATGGGGCTTATGTTAGCCTTGCAAAAACTAGACAATCCGGCTGAAATGGCAGCAGGGATCGCTGGGGCTTTTACGGCCACTGTTACAGGGATTATGTGTGCTTATGCGATTTTTGGCCCTTTTGGGCATAAGCTCAAAGCTAAATCTAAAGACATTATCAAAGAAAAAACCGTTCTTTTAGAGGGGATTTTAGGCATCGCTAATGGGGAAAACCCAAGGGATTTAGAAAACAAACTCTTAAATTATATCGCTCCCGGTGAGCCTAAAAAGTCTCAATTTGAAGGTTAA